The Oleiphilus messinensis DNA segment GTTCATGGTGAAAGAAAAGTACCAGTGCGCGTTACAGGCGGGTTTAACCTTGTATAATCTCGGACAGGATAAACTCAAAAAACGTCCCATCCAGTTCACCCAGTATAAAGTCGTCACGAACTGGCCAAAAGCAGCGACACAGAGCGAAAACAGAGCCTGGGATCAAATTTATCTGTGTATCTCTTCAACGGCACTCAGGTCGTTTGATTTCACGGGGTTAAAGACATTACTGAAACCCGGGACAACTCTCGTCCTGCTGCAACCGGGCCCCCAGGATTATCAGCTGGTCAGCCCGCATTGGCCTGCGACTCAAATCGTGCAAGGTGTCATTTCCCTGATCAGTTACAACGCGCCATTGCGCACAGAGCAGGTACCCGAGAGCGGAATTGCATTCTGGCTTCCGCCTTTGGTGGCAACCCCGTTTGACGGGCCATCAACACAAGTTAAATCGGTTATCAGGACATTCAGGCAATCCGGTATGAAAGCCGTGCACAAGAAAAAACTGGCACAGTCCGCACCGTATCCCACGGCAGCATTCATGATATTTCTCACTGCACTGGAAATCAAAAACTGGAAACTTGCGGCACTGCGCGAGGACAAGGAACTGCAAAAACTGGTGATCCGCGCCATACATGAAACATTTCAGGTGCTGAGCCAGGATAGCGGATCACGAAACCCGCTCTGGCGTTACCTCGTGACCCCGCTTTCCATCAGGGCACTGCTTCGAATCGGACCCGGCGCTGTACCGCTGGACTTGGAAACCTATCTGGAATATCACTTTACCAAGGTTGGGGATCAGACCCGGTTGTTTACCCAAAGCTATCAATTGCTAGCCCAGGATCGCGGTCTTTCCACTCCAGCAATGGAGCAACTGCTTAGACTGCAGCCAGCACTTGCCCCGCACTGATGGCCAATTACTCACAACATCGGCAAACGTTGCCTGATGACATCGCGGACATCATTCCCCGTATGCACGGGGAATGAGAGGGCCAGTTCATCGCCGGAACGGTATTTCCCGGTTTTGACCAGCCAGCCTTCCATACCTGAGTGACGGGCCCCCTGAATATCGCCGTAAACATCATCCCCTACCATCAGAATTTCTTCTGGCTGAAATGGCGTGGTGGCGATCACTTCCTGAAAAAAGGCCGACGATGGCTTTCCGGTTACCGTTGCCGAGACCCCCGCGGCGTATTCCAGGGCTTTGACGAAAGGGCCGGCATCCAGGTGCAATTGCCCCTGACTGTCGAAGTAACGGTTATCACCAATCGCAATCAAATGTCCGCCATTGATCAGAATATTGAAAGCCTTGTCCAGATTATCATAATTCAGGCCTTGGGCTGCATCCCCCAATACCACAGCGTTACCTGAGTCGGTATGAATATCTGCAAATTCGCTTTTTATATCCGGATGCACCAGACAGTACGGCTTGAGTTCATGCTTGAGGCACCAGTTTTTCGCTGCGACAGGCGCAGTAAACAATTGCTCTGGCAGGATATTGAACCCCATGAGAGCCAGATCTTCGAGTAATCTCTTACGGGTCTTGCGCGCGGTGTTGGTGACGAACCGGAGCACCAAGCCATCATTTTCCAGACGATTGATCGTCTCTACGGCCCCGGGAATCACCGTGTTCCCTTCGAACAATACGCCACTTAAATCAAAAAAAACGGCTTTGATCATGATGCTCTCTCCCGTATCAGAAGGGACATGTTGACTCACTCACACTGGAGTATAGAAGGCGGACAAAAGCTCCACCAGCACACCAAGTGATCAGAATTACAATAGCGCATCGAGCACTTGCAGATCTTCAGCTTGAGCGCCGAATAGCACCAGTACATCTCGCAATGAGGCAACTGCCATTACCAGTATCTGGCGCGCATAAAATTGACTGACTGCCGGCTCGGGGGTGTGCCCAAGCGCAATTTTGTTGTCCCGGGTGTGATCCTGAAGTAACGCTTCCAGATTACCGTGGGCATGTCGACAAAGGTGAGCATAGAGCCCCTGGTAAAGCCCCTTTTTGCCAGCATCGTAAAATTTATGTTTGATTTTCTTTCGCCAGGTATCCGGAACGCTGATTTTGTCTCTGAATTCCTCATATTTTTCCTCGTCAACATCTTTGAAAATCCGACTCATCCGCTCATTCAACGAACTGTTCATGAATTCAATGTGTTCTTCAGAGGCAATCATTAACTGCAGGTCAATATAAGATTCAATGGCACTGCGCAAAATTACCGGAATCGATGCCACACGCCCCAACTCAAGCAATTCCTGGGCGTCTTGACATAACTCCATAATTCGCACGAGTAATAACAAACAGTATTTCTCCTGCAAATTACGATGCGTCAGTTTCGATAGACTGGCATCACGAACGGTTAAAAACTGATCCCAACTGCTCTGCTTTGGGGGGGTACTCACACAATCCTCCACGCGGTAAATATTTCCATTCAGGGTGACGGGTGACAGGATACGCAACGGGGTAAACTGCGCAGGCATAAATCCATTGCGCTGTCTGTCCCTCATTTGGCTAATTGAAGCCTGACCAAAAATGTCTAGCCTGTCATTTTTATTTAATAAGAACATGATATCCGTTAACCTGAACATAACCGCAATCGGTAAACAAGAGCAAATCCAAAATACCGAACAGGTTAAAACTACTTTCAAGCAGGCTACCCGTATGACCCAACTCACACGCCGTCATTTTATCAAACTTTCTGCACTCGGCCTTGGCGCCGCTATCGTATCAAGCGGTTTACAAGGCTGTTCCGATGATGACGATCCGATCACGACACGAAAAGTCGCTTTCAATCACGGAATTGCCAGTGGTGATCCGCTGAATGACCGGGTCATTATCTGGACTCGCGTGACACCGATTGATGACCCCGACTCAGCGGTGACCGTTTCCTGGGAGGTCGCATCCGATGAAGCCTTTACCAATCTGCTTCACAATGGCAGTACAGAAACAACTTCTGCCCGTGATTATACGGTAAAAGTGGATGTCCAAAACCTCCAACCTGGAACGGTATACTACTACCG contains these protein-coding regions:
- a CDS encoding TIGR01458 family HAD-type hydrolase, which codes for MIKAVFFDLSGVLFEGNTVIPGAVETINRLENDGLVLRFVTNTARKTRKRLLEDLALMGFNILPEQLFTAPVAAKNWCLKHELKPYCLVHPDIKSEFADIHTDSGNAVVLGDAAQGLNYDNLDKAFNILINGGHLIAIGDNRYFDSQGQLHLDAGPFVKALEYAAGVSATVTGKPSSAFFQEVIATTPFQPEEILMVGDDVYGDIQGARHSGMEGWLVKTGKYRSGDELALSFPVHTGNDVRDVIRQRLPML
- a CDS encoding ketopantoate reductase family protein; this encodes MMQNILIIGAGAVGQVYGYRLAQAGNRVTFMVKEKYQCALQAGLTLYNLGQDKLKKRPIQFTQYKVVTNWPKAATQSENRAWDQIYLCISSTALRSFDFTGLKTLLKPGTTLVLLQPGPQDYQLVSPHWPATQIVQGVISLISYNAPLRTEQVPESGIAFWLPPLVATPFDGPSTQVKSVIRTFRQSGMKAVHKKKLAQSAPYPTAAFMIFLTALEIKNWKLAALREDKELQKLVIRAIHETFQVLSQDSGSRNPLWRYLVTPLSIRALLRIGPGAVPLDLETYLEYHFTKVGDQTRLFTQSYQLLAQDRGLSTPAMEQLLRLQPALAPH
- a CDS encoding DUF5677 domain-containing protein, whose protein sequence is MRDRQRNGFMPAQFTPLRILSPVTLNGNIYRVEDCVSTPPKQSSWDQFLTVRDASLSKLTHRNLQEKYCLLLLVRIMELCQDAQELLELGRVASIPVILRSAIESYIDLQLMIASEEHIEFMNSSLNERMSRIFKDVDEEKYEEFRDKISVPDTWRKKIKHKFYDAGKKGLYQGLYAHLCRHAHGNLEALLQDHTRDNKIALGHTPEPAVSQFYARQILVMAVASLRDVLVLFGAQAEDLQVLDALL